A genomic region of Exiguobacterium oxidotolerans JCM 12280 contains the following coding sequences:
- a CDS encoding right-handed parallel beta-helix repeat-containing protein, giving the protein MKNHYILLLFLLLAGVFLYIVWINPSLRANEIHVALDGDDVQDGSWKKPVRTLKQAATLAKPGTTVYIHAGVYTEPLVVKNSGTKAKPVVFRPYRNDEVILSGKKLKSQDGTTALVTIDGKAYVTIRGLIIEDIKTKRADETVIGIYLTGPSHDVTLEQNTVRRIETSSKDGNGHGIAVYGTEPMHDITLTKNRVEDCRLGSSESIVLNGDIQHFTVKENRVSRNDNIGIDLIGHEGVATSGTDYVRDGIVTGNIVHDISSYGNPAYGDAYAAGGIYVDGGKNIDIINNTVYRSDIGIEVTSEHRGKYAEQINVVGNTVYENNYTGIAIGGYDSKRGGTRKTVIQQNVLYRNDTKGEDGGQLLVQHYVETTRFEENTVTAGPSRIMIANYVSSGSPNQFARNVYEKESGKTSDWIWKEDTLSFTAFNKQVSDATSLYTDPLYVNAADYDFRLKANSPVLKLRK; this is encoded by the coding sequence GTGAAAAATCATTACATCCTCCTTTTGTTTCTCCTTCTAGCAGGAGTTTTTCTCTACATCGTTTGGATCAATCCGAGTCTCAGGGCGAATGAAATTCATGTCGCACTGGACGGTGACGATGTACAAGACGGATCCTGGAAAAAACCGGTCCGGACGCTAAAACAGGCAGCGACGTTAGCAAAACCTGGGACGACCGTTTATATCCATGCCGGTGTATACACGGAACCGCTCGTCGTCAAAAACAGCGGAACGAAGGCGAAACCGGTCGTCTTTCGACCGTACCGGAATGATGAAGTCATCTTAAGCGGGAAAAAACTCAAGTCGCAAGATGGAACAACAGCGCTCGTCACGATTGACGGGAAGGCCTACGTGACGATTCGCGGCTTGATCATCGAGGACATCAAAACGAAGCGTGCCGATGAAACGGTCATCGGCATTTACCTGACGGGACCGAGCCACGACGTGACGCTTGAGCAAAACACCGTCCGCCGGATCGAAACGTCATCGAAAGACGGAAACGGGCACGGGATTGCCGTCTACGGGACGGAACCGATGCATGACATCACGCTTACGAAAAATCGTGTCGAAGATTGCCGGCTCGGTTCGAGTGAATCAATTGTCTTGAACGGGGACATCCAGCACTTCACCGTCAAAGAGAACCGGGTCAGCCGAAATGATAATATCGGGATCGATTTGATCGGGCATGAGGGCGTCGCGACGAGCGGAACGGATTACGTCCGGGACGGAATCGTCACCGGCAATATCGTCCACGACATCTCGTCTTACGGGAACCCGGCTTACGGGGACGCATACGCTGCCGGCGGGATATACGTCGACGGCGGGAAAAATATCGACATCATCAACAATACTGTCTATCGAAGTGATATCGGAATCGAAGTGACATCCGAGCATCGCGGAAAATATGCTGAACAGATTAACGTCGTCGGGAATACAGTGTATGAAAACAACTATACGGGCATCGCGATTGGCGGCTACGACAGCAAGCGGGGCGGGACACGAAAGACGGTGATTCAACAAAATGTCCTTTACCGGAACGATACGAAGGGCGAAGACGGCGGACAACTGTTGGTCCAGCACTATGTAGAAACGACACGCTTCGAGGAAAATACTGTGACGGCGGGTCCGTCACGCATCATGATCGCCAATTACGTGTCGAGCGGTTCGCCGAATCAGTTCGCACGCAACGTCTATGAAAAAGAGTCCGGCAAGACGAGTGACTGGATTTGGAAAGAGGACACCTTGTCGTTTACTGCATTTAATAAACAAGTCAGTGATGCGACGTCACTGTATACAGATCCGTTATATGTCAATGCCGCGGATTATGACTTCCGGTTAAAGGCAAATTCACCCGTCTTGAAACTCCGTAAATAA